The Cytophagia bacterium CHB2 nucleotide sequence GATGCTCGACTTGAATGCGCGTGTTCATTTCCATGAAATAGAACTTGCCGGCATCAAAAAGAAATTCGATAGTGCCGGCATTCACATAGTTCACGCTTCTGGCGCCGGCCACGGCGGCGGCGCACATTTGCTGGCGAATTTCTTCGGTCAACGCCGGCGAGGGCGCTTCTTCAATCAATTTTTGATGCTTGCGTTGAATCGAACATTCGCGCTCGCCTAGCGCAACGATGTTGCCATGCGTGTCACCAATGAGCTGAATTTCAATATGCCGCGGATGCTCGAAATATTTCTCCATGTAAACCGCGGGATTGCCGAACGCCGCACCGGCCTCAGCCTGCGCTTGATCAAACGCTTTCGCCAACTCGTTTTTTTCACGCACGACGCGCATGCCGCGCCCGCCGCCGCCAGCCGTGGCCTTGATGATCACGGGATAGCCGAATTCTTCGGCAAAGGCCAGGGCCTGGTCGGCGCTCGCCAAAATGCCGTTGCTGCCCGGAATGGTGGGCACGCCGGCTTTGCGCATGGTGTCTTTGGCAAACGCTTTGTCGCCCATGGCCATGATCATTTCCGGCGTCGGGCCGATGAATTTGAGATTGCACGAGGCCGTAAT carries:
- a CDS encoding ATP-grasp domain-containing protein, translated to ITASCNLKFIGPTPEMIMAMGDKAFAKDTMRKAGVPTIPGSNGILASADQALAFAEEFGYPVIIKATAGGGGRGMRVVREKNELAKAFDQAQAEAGAAFGNPAVYMEKYFEHPRHIEIQLIGDTHGNIVALGERECSIQRKHQKLIEEAPSPALTEEIRQQMCAAAVAGARSVNYVNAGTIEFLFDAGKFYFMEMNTRIQVEHPVTESVFGLDLVKEQIRVACGEKLDNLNPNFKMRGHAIECRINAEDPAKDFRPSPGRIETWHMPGGIGIRVDTHAYAGYKIPPFYDSLIAKLIAFGKSRAEAIERMERALEEFIVEGVHTTIPFHQKVMADPVFQSGQLDVKFVEHFFKRTPMNSNPAAG